The following are encoded together in the Flavobacterium sp. TR2 genome:
- the pbpC gene encoding penicillin-binding protein 1C — translation MKNKFKAFYQRIINWIKSNKIKSAIAFLLLLIYCFSIPRTLFKEPYSTVIESREGELLGAKIASDGQWRFPAQDSVPDKFKKCIVYFEDEYFYKHPGFNPGAMINAFKQNRKAGKVVRGGSTLTQQVIRLSRKGKKRTYFEKIIEIILATRLELGYSKNEILEMYAAHAPFGGNVVGLEMASWRYFGVQANQLSWAENAILAVLPNAPSLIYPGKNQIKLLNKRNRLLLKLHQEGIIDKQTYELSIDEPLPQKPYDLPQIAPHLLQRVAKNEEGTRVKTTIDFALQNRVNQIARYYYNQYKQNEVHNLAILVVDVQSRNVMSYVGNSPADADHQKDVDIIDAPRSTGSILKPLLYGAMLDDGELLPNTLVADIPTQISGYTPQNFNLTFDGAVPAHRALSRSLNIPAVLMLQEFSVNKFYEELQKFKLKNINKTPDHYGLSLILGGAESNLWDLCRTYANLSSTVNYYTKNKGQYRTNEFTELNYKNDFKPDFGSETNQKNILGAGSIWLTYNAMEEVNRPEGDEAWKFYDSSLKIAWKTGTSFGNRDAWAIGTNSRYVVGIWVGNATGEGRPTLTGVTSAAPILFDVFNLLPRQKWFDTPYADLAEVEVCRLSGYLAKDNCPKIKQWVPKKGKSTKVCPYHKTVHLDKTEQFQVNSSCESIDNIVTKNWFVLPPVMAWYYKSQHIEYLPLPPFKEGCEGTQTTTMDFIYPKANSKIYLTKDFNSNVQPVILKVAYSERDKELFWYVDDVYKATTKTFHELPITPTSGTHYITVVDASGNEIRRKIEIVRE, via the coding sequence TTGAAAAATAAATTTAAGGCGTTCTATCAACGCATCATAAATTGGATTAAAAGCAACAAAATAAAATCAGCAATTGCATTTCTGCTCTTGCTGATTTACTGTTTTTCGATACCTCGAACGCTATTCAAAGAGCCTTATTCAACTGTAATAGAAAGTAGAGAAGGAGAACTTCTAGGAGCTAAAATTGCCAGCGACGGACAATGGCGTTTTCCTGCGCAAGACAGCGTTCCCGATAAGTTTAAGAAATGCATTGTTTATTTTGAAGACGAATACTTCTATAAACATCCTGGATTCAATCCCGGTGCGATGATCAATGCTTTTAAGCAAAATAGAAAAGCAGGAAAAGTGGTTAGAGGAGGAAGCACTTTGACGCAACAAGTCATTCGATTATCTCGGAAAGGAAAAAAGAGAACCTATTTTGAAAAAATAATAGAAATCATTCTCGCAACGAGATTAGAATTAGGTTATTCTAAAAATGAAATACTCGAAATGTATGCTGCCCATGCGCCATTTGGAGGAAATGTTGTGGGATTGGAAATGGCTTCATGGCGTTATTTTGGCGTTCAGGCCAATCAACTCTCTTGGGCAGAAAACGCGATTTTGGCAGTTTTGCCAAACGCGCCGAGTTTAATTTATCCGGGGAAAAATCAGATAAAATTATTAAACAAACGAAACCGACTTTTACTAAAATTACATCAGGAAGGCATAATCGACAAGCAGACCTACGAACTTTCGATAGATGAGCCATTGCCTCAGAAACCGTATGATCTTCCTCAAATTGCCCCGCATTTGCTGCAAAGAGTGGCTAAAAATGAAGAAGGGACAAGGGTAAAAACTACCATTGATTTTGCCCTGCAAAATCGTGTCAATCAAATTGCTAGATATTATTACAACCAGTACAAACAAAATGAAGTGCATAATCTGGCTATTTTGGTTGTCGATGTGCAGAGCAGAAACGTAATGAGTTATGTAGGAAATTCTCCAGCCGATGCAGATCATCAAAAAGATGTAGACATAATTGATGCGCCAAGAAGTACAGGAAGCATCTTAAAACCGCTTTTGTACGGTGCTATGCTCGATGATGGCGAATTATTGCCAAATACTTTAGTGGCAGATATTCCAACGCAGATTTCGGGTTATACGCCTCAGAATTTCAATTTGACTTTTGACGGAGCAGTGCCTGCACATCGAGCTTTGTCACGATCATTAAATATTCCGGCCGTTTTAATGCTTCAGGAATTTAGCGTAAATAAATTTTACGAAGAACTGCAGAAATTTAAATTAAAGAACATTAATAAAACACCCGATCATTACGGTTTATCGCTTATTCTAGGAGGAGCTGAAAGTAATTTGTGGGATTTGTGCCGAACTTATGCCAATCTTTCTTCTACGGTCAATTATTACACAAAAAATAAAGGGCAATACCGAACCAACGAATTTACAGAACTCAATTATAAAAACGATTTTAAGCCCGATTTTGGCTCAGAAACCAACCAGAAGAATATTTTGGGTGCTGGATCAATTTGGTTAACGTACAACGCAATGGAAGAGGTTAATAGGCCAGAAGGAGACGAAGCTTGGAAGTTTTATGATAGTTCGCTTAAAATTGCTTGGAAAACAGGAACAAGTTTCGGGAATCGCGATGCTTGGGCAATTGGCACCAATTCGAGATATGTAGTTGGAATTTGGGTCGGAAATGCTACAGGAGAGGGGCGTCCAACATTAACTGGAGTTACCAGTGCAGCGCCAATTTTGTTTGATGTGTTTAATTTGCTGCCAAGGCAAAAATGGTTTGATACTCCGTACGCTGATTTAGCCGAAGTTGAGGTCTGCCGTTTAAGCGGTTATTTGGCAAAAGATAATTGTCCGAAAATTAAACAATGGGTTCCTAAAAAAGGAAAATCGACAAAGGTTTGTCCGTATCACAAAACTGTCCATTTAGACAAAACAGAACAGTTTCAGGTAAACAGCAGTTGCGAAAGTATCGATAATATTGTGACTAAAAATTGGTTTGTGCTGCCTCCCGTTATGGCTTGGTATTACAAAAGCCAGCATATCGAATATTTGCCTTTGCCGCCATTTAAAGAAGGCTGCGAAGGAACACAAACCACAACTATGGATTTTATTTATCCAAAAGCAAATAGTAAAATCTACTTGACAAAAGATTTTAACAGCAATGTGCAGCCCGTAATTTTAAAAGTGGCGTATTCTGAAAGAGACAAAGAGTTATTTTGGTATGTCGATGATGTGTACAAAGCTACAACTAAAACATTTCATGAACTGCCTATTACTCCAACATCAGGAACGCATTACATTACGGTTGTAGATGCTTCAGGAAATGAAATTAGGAGGAAAATTGAGATTGTGAGAGAATAG
- the mutY gene encoding A/G-specific adenine glycosylase, with product MDFHNILIKWYLQHRRDLPWRKTADPYQIWLSEIMLQQTRVAQGMPYFFSFIKEFPTVKHLADASEEKVLKLWQGLGYYSRARNLHKTAQYISNDLNGVFPDSYKELLKLKGVGEYTAAAIASFSYNESVPVVDGNVFRVLARYFDIESDIALPATKKEFAALAQELMPKDNPAIFNQAIMEFGALQCVPKSPDCSVCVFNASCAALQKGKVTALPVKSKKLKVTNRYFNYLILEDALGNTLIQKRTQKGIWHNLYEFPLLETESIVDFDLVSKKVSEEIFPEYTIISIEDCSESTIIHKLSHQHLHIQFWKIKVQEKIENGIDSQKLKTFPFPIAIYNFIEKQEINC from the coding sequence ATGGATTTTCATAACATATTGATAAAATGGTATTTACAGCACAGACGTGATTTGCCGTGGCGAAAAACGGCCGATCCGTACCAAATTTGGCTCTCAGAAATTATGCTTCAGCAGACGAGAGTTGCGCAAGGAATGCCTTACTTTTTTTCATTTATAAAGGAATTTCCTACCGTAAAACATCTGGCTGACGCTTCAGAAGAGAAGGTTTTGAAGCTTTGGCAAGGATTAGGATATTATTCTCGTGCTCGAAATCTTCATAAAACGGCCCAATATATAAGTAATGATTTAAACGGAGTTTTTCCAGATTCTTATAAAGAGCTTTTAAAACTTAAAGGAGTAGGAGAGTATACTGCTGCGGCAATAGCTTCTTTCTCTTATAATGAATCGGTTCCTGTTGTAGATGGAAATGTATTTCGGGTATTGGCTCGCTATTTTGATATTGAATCCGATATTGCACTTCCGGCAACTAAAAAAGAGTTTGCGGCTCTGGCGCAAGAATTAATGCCAAAAGACAATCCTGCTATCTTTAATCAGGCAATTATGGAATTTGGTGCGCTGCAGTGCGTCCCTAAAAGCCCTGATTGTTCGGTTTGTGTTTTTAATGCAAGCTGCGCCGCATTGCAAAAAGGAAAAGTTACTGCGCTTCCCGTGAAGTCTAAAAAGCTTAAAGTGACCAACCGATATTTTAATTATTTGATTTTGGAAGATGCTTTAGGAAACACATTAATCCAGAAAAGGACCCAAAAAGGAATCTGGCACAATTTATACGAGTTTCCGCTGCTGGAGACAGAATCGATTGTTGATTTTGATTTAGTTTCTAAAAAGGTTAGCGAAGAAATATTTCCAGAATACACTATTATAAGTATAGAAGATTGCAGCGAATCGACGATTATACATAAGCTTTCGCATCAGCACCTGCATATACAGTTCTGGAAAATCAAAGTGCAGGAGAAAATTGAAAACGGAATAGATTCCCAAAAATTAAAAACTTTTCCTTTTCCAATTGCAATATATAATTTTATAGAAAAGCAAGAAATAAATTGCTAA
- a CDS encoding HU family DNA-binding protein, translating into MTKADIVAKISEKLGLEKGDVQATVETFMEEVKTSLETGDNVYLRGFGSFIVKTRAEKTGRNISKNTTIKIPAHNIPAFKPAKVFVEGVKTNNEAK; encoded by the coding sequence ATGACGAAAGCAGATATCGTAGCGAAGATTTCAGAGAAACTAGGTCTTGAAAAAGGAGACGTTCAAGCAACAGTAGAAACTTTTATGGAAGAAGTTAAGACTTCTTTAGAAACTGGAGACAATGTATACTTAAGAGGTTTCGGTAGTTTTATCGTTAAAACTAGAGCTGAAAAGACTGGAAGAAACATTTCTAAAAACACTACTATTAAAATTCCAGCACACAATATTCCTGCGTTTAAACCTGCAAAAGTTTTTGTAGAGGGAGTTAAAACTAACAACGAAGCAAAATAA
- a CDS encoding single-stranded DNA-binding protein: MNGTLNKVMLIGHLGDDVKMHYFDGGNCIGRFQLATNEVYINKTTNEKITSTEWHNLVVRNKAAEICEKYLSKGDKIYVEGRIKSRQWQTEEGTTKYTTEIQVTEFTFLTTKKETAYTKQNQDVESSKNTNFDATNEGLPINDLPF, encoded by the coding sequence ATGAACGGAACATTAAATAAAGTGATGCTTATTGGCCATTTAGGCGATGATGTAAAAATGCATTATTTTGATGGAGGAAATTGCATCGGACGTTTTCAGCTGGCTACAAATGAAGTGTATATCAACAAAACGACCAATGAAAAGATAACCTCTACAGAATGGCATAATTTGGTTGTGCGTAATAAAGCCGCAGAGATTTGCGAAAAATATCTTTCTAAAGGAGACAAAATTTATGTCGAAGGAAGAATAAAATCTCGTCAGTGGCAGACTGAAGAAGGAACGACAAAATATACTACAGAAATTCAGGTTACAGAGTTTACTTTTCTGACTACCAAAAAAGAAACTGCATATACAAAGCAGAACCAAGATGTAGAGTCGTCAAAAAATACTAACTTTGATGCTACTAATGAAGGGCTTCCAATTAATGATCTGCCCTTCTGA
- a CDS encoding gliding motility-associated protein GldE — translation MDPEPSLLFSTNLDANLIIGFVGIFILLFLSAIVSGAEVALFSLSQQDIDETLNDNLAKGKIISNLLDKPKKLLATLLVANNFFNIGVVILFAYIGQNIFANVASPAFKFTLEVIVVTFLILLFGEVLPKVYASRNSVRFAKRVAYPLAFLDKVLSPISLPMRAVTLYLQHKLGKQKNNFSINQLSQALELTDSEGTSTEEQKILEGIVSFGNTDTKQVMSPRIDIFALEISETFAEIYPKIIETGFSRIPVYRDNIDQIEGVLFVKDLLPHIDKEEFDWTALIREAFFVPENKKLDNLLKDFQSLKSHLAIVVDEYGGTSGLVSLEDVIEEIVGDISDEFDDENLNFSQIDENNFLFEGKINLKDFYRIVDVDEDVFEAHKGEAETLAGFILEILGNFPKKDQKVPFENCIFTVETVDKKRVKQIKVTIN, via the coding sequence TTGGACCCAGAGCCCAGTTTACTTTTTTCTACCAATCTTGACGCCAATCTAATTATTGGTTTCGTCGGAATATTTATTTTGTTATTTCTTTCAGCAATCGTTTCTGGTGCTGAAGTTGCCCTTTTTTCTTTATCGCAGCAAGATATCGATGAGACTTTAAACGATAATCTTGCAAAAGGTAAAATTATTTCAAACTTATTAGATAAGCCTAAAAAGCTTTTGGCAACTTTATTGGTTGCAAATAATTTTTTTAACATTGGTGTCGTAATCCTATTTGCTTATATAGGACAGAATATTTTTGCCAATGTAGCTTCGCCAGCCTTTAAATTCACCCTAGAAGTAATTGTGGTTACTTTCCTGATTTTATTATTTGGCGAAGTGCTTCCTAAAGTTTATGCGAGCAGAAACAGCGTTCGTTTTGCTAAACGGGTGGCATATCCGCTGGCATTTTTAGACAAAGTACTTTCTCCAATCAGTTTGCCAATGCGAGCCGTTACCCTATATTTGCAACACAAATTAGGCAAACAAAAGAATAATTTTTCTATCAATCAGCTTTCGCAGGCTTTAGAATTGACAGATTCTGAAGGAACTTCGACAGAAGAACAAAAGATTTTGGAAGGAATTGTTTCTTTCGGAAATACCGATACAAAGCAAGTGATGAGTCCGAGAATTGATATTTTTGCATTGGAAATATCGGAGACATTCGCAGAGATTTATCCTAAAATAATTGAAACAGGTTTTTCTAGAATCCCAGTTTATCGCGACAATATTGATCAGATTGAAGGCGTATTATTCGTAAAAGATTTATTGCCACATATTGATAAAGAAGAATTTGACTGGACAGCTTTAATCAGAGAAGCGTTTTTTGTCCCTGAAAATAAAAAGCTGGATAATCTGTTGAAGGATTTTCAGAGCTTAAAAAGCCATCTTGCAATCGTGGTTGATGAATATGGCGGAACTTCAGGGTTGGTTTCTTTAGAAGATGTTATTGAGGAAATTGTCGGAGATATTAGTGATGAATTTGATGATGAAAATCTGAACTTCTCGCAAATTGATGAAAATAATTTTCTTTTTGAAGGAAAAATAAACTTGAAAGATTTCTACAGAATTGTAGATGTTGACGAAGATGTTTTTGAAGCCCATAAAGGAGAAGCAGAAACATTGGCCGGATTCATTCTGGAGATTCTGGGTAATTTTCCTAAAAAAGATCAAAAAGTGCCTTTTGAAAACTGTATTTTCACCGTAGAAACAGTCGATAAAAAGCGTGTAAAACAAATAAAAGTAACTATAAATTAA
- a CDS encoding transposase, whose translation MEKDVFEAGQYYHVYNRGNNSENLFIEEKNYNYFLEKVKKYVLPIADVYAYCLLKNHFHIVLRIKNTTDLPEKFKEKIHLPFSNLFNSYSKSINKAYSRTGSLFQEHLQRNRIENEEYLKQLILYVHLNPVKHKFSKDFQSYRHSSYRSYLSDRERSIDRRFVVGLFGDLENFIFCHDERGLIYEGIINEINVQDE comes from the coding sequence TTGGAGAAAGATGTTTTTGAGGCGGGGCAATATTATCACGTTTATAATCGAGGAAATAATAGTGAGAATCTTTTTATTGAGGAGAAAAACTACAATTACTTTTTAGAAAAAGTCAAAAAATATGTTTTGCCTATTGCAGATGTTTATGCCTATTGTTTGCTCAAAAATCATTTTCATATTGTTCTGCGAATTAAAAACACAACTGATTTGCCAGAAAAGTTTAAAGAAAAAATTCATTTACCATTCTCAAACTTATTTAATTCTTATTCAAAAAGTATAAACAAAGCCTATAGTCGAACTGGAAGTTTATTTCAGGAACATTTACAGAGAAACAGAATTGAAAATGAAGAATATTTGAAACAGTTAATCTTGTATGTTCATTTAAACCCTGTAAAGCACAAGTTTTCAAAAGATTTTCAATCTTATAGGCATTCTTCTTATCGTTCTTATTTATCAGATAGAGAAAGAAGTATTGATAGAAGATTTGTTGTTGGCTTGTTTGGTGATTTAGAAAATTTTATATTTTGTCATGATGAAAGAGGATTGATTTATGAGGGTATAATAAATGAAATTAATGTACAGGATGAATAG
- a CDS encoding ribonuclease E/G has protein sequence MNKELIIRSSSDAVDFALLKDGKLIELHKEEEKSNFQVGDIFIAKIRKPVAGLNAAFVNVGFEKDAFLHYHDLGPNLASQLKFIKLVSAGKLKDFSLKTFQFEKEIDKDGIITDILSANQSVLVQVVKEPISTKGPRISAELSLAGRFIVLVPFSDRVSISQKIEDKKEKDRLKKLVLSIKPKGFGVIVRTVAEGKNVAELEKDLQNLLGRWSAMCKKLPTAHHPSKVLGELNRASSILRDVFNDTFSGIQIDDEELYHQTKEYLQEIAPSKQSIVKFYQSNDTPIFEKYNIERQIKTSFGRTVSMSKGAYLIIEHTEALHVIDVNSGNRSNKATNQEDTAMEVNMIAAAEIARQLRLRDMGGIIVVDFIDMSNPENRKVLFDFLREEMSDDKAKHKILPPSKFGLVQITRQRVRPEVNIKTREEDPNKHNGEIEAPILIIDKITADLERLLKTHNKVVLNTHPFVAAYLSKGFPSLRSKWFFEHKKWVKIIPRDAYTYLEYHFYDKKGNVITE, from the coding sequence GTGAATAAAGAATTAATCATTAGATCTAGTTCTGATGCAGTAGATTTTGCCTTATTAAAAGATGGAAAACTAATTGAATTACACAAAGAAGAAGAAAAAAGCAACTTTCAGGTTGGCGATATTTTTATTGCCAAAATCAGAAAACCAGTTGCTGGACTTAATGCTGCTTTTGTAAATGTAGGTTTCGAAAAAGATGCCTTTTTACATTATCACGATTTGGGTCCAAATCTAGCTTCTCAACTGAAATTCATAAAACTTGTAAGCGCAGGTAAATTAAAAGATTTCTCCCTAAAAACCTTTCAGTTTGAAAAAGAGATTGACAAAGATGGCATCATTACTGATATTTTAAGTGCCAATCAATCTGTCTTAGTTCAAGTAGTTAAAGAACCTATATCAACCAAAGGGCCAAGAATAAGCGCTGAGCTTTCTCTTGCCGGAAGATTTATCGTTCTAGTTCCTTTTTCTGATCGCGTTTCTATTTCTCAAAAAATAGAAGACAAAAAAGAAAAGGATCGTCTAAAAAAACTTGTTCTATCGATCAAACCTAAAGGATTTGGTGTTATTGTTCGTACAGTAGCAGAAGGCAAAAACGTAGCCGAATTAGAAAAAGATTTGCAGAACCTGCTTGGCAGATGGTCTGCAATGTGTAAAAAATTACCAACTGCTCATCATCCATCAAAAGTATTAGGAGAGCTTAACAGAGCTTCTTCGATATTAAGAGATGTATTCAATGATACCTTCAGCGGTATTCAAATAGATGATGAAGAGTTGTACCATCAAACGAAGGAATATCTGCAAGAAATTGCCCCTTCAAAACAATCGATTGTTAAGTTTTATCAATCAAATGACACCCCAATTTTTGAGAAATACAATATAGAGAGACAAATCAAAACTTCATTTGGCCGAACTGTTTCCATGAGTAAAGGTGCTTATCTTATCATAGAACACACCGAAGCGCTGCACGTTATTGACGTAAACAGCGGAAACCGTTCTAATAAAGCGACCAACCAAGAAGACACAGCCATGGAAGTTAATATGATTGCCGCCGCAGAAATTGCCAGACAGCTTCGTCTGCGTGATATGGGCGGAATAATCGTAGTTGATTTTATCGATATGTCTAATCCAGAAAACAGGAAAGTTTTGTTCGACTTCTTGCGAGAAGAAATGAGCGACGATAAAGCAAAACATAAAATATTACCGCCGAGTAAATTTGGTTTGGTCCAGATTACAAGACAGCGAGTAAGACCAGAAGTGAATATCAAAACCAGAGAGGAAGATCCTAACAAACATAATGGCGAAATTGAAGCTCCAATTTTGATCATTGATAAGATCACCGCTGATTTAGAAAGACTTTTAAAAACCCACAATAAAGTTGTGCTCAACACACACCCATTTGTGGCTGCATACCTCAGTAAAGGTTTTCCATCATTACGTTCAAAATGGTTTTTTGAACATAAGAAATGGGTGAAAATCATACCTCGTGACGCTTACACGTATTTAGAATACCATTTCTACGACAAAAAAGGAAATGTTATTACAGAATAA
- the gldD gene encoding gliding motility lipoprotein GldD encodes MLNKILSITAILLALTVISCKNDVLPKPASFLRLDYPEAKYVNFENTCPFTFQMNEDAIIKGEKECGFAITYPKMKATIYLTYKPVNGNIDKLLRDAQKLTYEHVIKADDILEQPYLNPQKKVYGMFYQVDGNAATNSQFYVTDSTKHFLIGSMYFYAKPNFDSIMPAASYVKNDMQRLMETLKWK; translated from the coding sequence ATGCTTAACAAAATACTTTCAATAACAGCAATTTTGCTTGCGCTAACGGTTATAAGCTGTAAAAATGATGTTCTGCCAAAACCGGCTAGTTTTCTGCGGTTAGATTATCCAGAAGCAAAATATGTGAATTTTGAAAACACTTGTCCGTTCACTTTTCAAATGAACGAAGATGCCATTATAAAAGGAGAAAAAGAATGCGGTTTTGCCATCACGTATCCAAAGATGAAAGCGACCATTTATTTGACATATAAGCCAGTAAATGGCAATATTGACAAATTACTGCGCGATGCTCAAAAACTGACTTATGAGCACGTTATAAAAGCTGATGATATTTTGGAACAGCCGTATTTAAATCCGCAGAAAAAGGTTTACGGAATGTTTTACCAGGTTGACGGAAACGCAGCAACAAATTCTCAGTTTTACGTTACCGACAGCACAAAACACTTTTTAATTGGTTCGATGTACTTTTACGCAAAACCAAATTTTGATTCGATTATGCCTGCCGCAAGTTATGTTAAAAACGATATGCAGCGTTTGATGGAGACGTT